One genomic window of Glycine soja cultivar W05 chromosome 9, ASM419377v2, whole genome shotgun sequence includes the following:
- the LOC114425782 gene encoding uncharacterized protein LOC114425782: protein MHYEDHIVPAGEVCVVPGACSSDYMDWFFRISHPFMTPGHALDSPPHGHAPQPRVVPQALQTDIPHVPEPGASSTSAEEPRHVVEVCDDIDERLERHLSLGVVTLGSSTHEVIEECLKLAKSVTQDHLVYVRSRRRRRTDQT, encoded by the exons ATGCACTATGAGGATCATATCGTTCCAGCAGGTGAGGTGTGCGTTGTGCCAGGGGCGTGTTCCAGTGACTACATGGACTGGTTCTTCCGCATCTCCCATCCTTTCATGACACCAGGCCACGCATTAGATTCTCCGCCTCATGGTCATGCCCCGCAGCCCCGAGTCGTCCCTCAGGCCCTGCAGACGGATATCCCTCACGTGCCAGAGCCAGGAGCATCATCGACATCTGCGGAGGAGCCTAGACATGTAGTG GAAGTTTGTGATGACATTGATGAGAGGTTGGAGCGCCATCTGAGTCTAGGGGTGGTCACGCTTGGCTCATCGACACATGAGGTGATCGAAGAATGCCTCAAATTGGCCAAGAGTGTGACACAGGACCATCTAGTATATGTTAGGTCTAGACGCAGGCGGCGCACGGATCAGACGTAG
- the LOC114368277 gene encoding protein MAIN-LIKE 1-like, which yields MAKQIMVRTRGLGRALGQVTGRGVSRGDRDDSDNAPYRRRPTAPARRQRVTVTATHNESVIPTPDVQDDPMEAPAIVEDIVLDIPADTGVEAVEDEHEGFPGGPSDPSVLTLYADHVACSVWTREKRLELKLSSHGRKVHSLGRPVPAIEGLVAGTRLSPLIACSVDTGDRGLFSAFVEQWHRETSSFHLLVGELTITLDDVSSLLHLPVIGDLHAFEPLHVDDAVQMLVDLLMVSPESARAETTQCRGPYVRLQWVHDIYERRCQVGHWTAAAHTYLLHLLGCTLFANKSATNVHVVYLEALCDLSMTERYAWGVAALVHMYDQLNNVSMSHNRQLGGYITLLQCWIYEHFPSVADSTAEQEYDEDSPRACRWIATKKTVKSIRTPAYRECLDRLRISDVCWIPYGEHREVQDFHARSCYSDHSCSSCRFMGLV from the exons atggCAAAGCAG atcatggttagaaccAGAGGATTAGGTCGTGCCTTAGGTCAGGTTACTGGCAGAGGTGTGAGCAGAGGAGATCGTGATGATTCCGATAATGCTCCATATCGTCGACGGCCTACTGCACCCGCACGGAGGCAGCGAGTCACTGTGACTGCAACACACAATGAGTCAGTTATCCCTACGCCAGATGTTCAGGATGACCCGATGGAGGCACCAGCTATTGTAGAGGACATTGTGCTAGACATTCCTGCGGACACAGGTGTAGAGGCTGTTGAGGATGAGCATGAGGGATTTCCGGGTGGTCCGAGCGACCCATCCGTGTTGACCCTGTATGCGGATCACGTTGCTTGCAGCGTATGGACGAGAGAg aAGCGTCTTGAATTGAAGCTATCCTCTCATGGGAGGAAGGTCCACAGTTTAGGCAGGCCTGTCCCTGCCATTGAGGGACTTGTTGCTGGTACAAGACTAAGTCCTCTGATCGCGTGTTCGGTAGACACCGGCGATCGGGGACTTTTCTCCGCGTTTGTGGAGCAGTGGCACCGGGAGACGTCTAGTTTCCATCTCCTAGTGGGAGAGCTCACCATCACGTTGGACGATGTCTCCTCGCTTCTCCATCTTCCCGTGATTGGCGACTTACATGCCTTTGAGCCCTTGCACGTGGACGATGCGGTTCAGATGCTGGTGGACTTGTTGATGGTCTCTCCAGAGTCTGCTAGGGCTGAGACAACCCAGTGTCGCGGACCGTACGTACGCCTGCAATGGGTACATGATATATATGAGCGCCGATGTCAGGTAGGTCATTGGACAGCTGCGGCTCACACATATCTTCTTCACCTTCTGGGTTGCACTttgtttgctaacaagagtgcaaccaatGTCCATGTTGTCTACTTGGAGGCCCTTTGTGACCTCAGTATGACAGAGAGGTACGCTTGGGGAGTGGCTGCTTTGGTGCATATGTACGATCAGCTGAACAATGTATCTATGAGCCACAACCGACAGCTTGGCGGTTACATCACACTGCTGCAg TGCTGGATTTACGAGCATTTTCCGTCGGTCGCGGACTCCACTGCTGAGCAGGAGTACGACGAGGATTCTCCGCGTGCGTGTAGGTGGATTGCGACCAAGAAGACCGTGAAGAGCATTCGTACACCGGCGTACAGGGAGTGCCTGGACCGACTCCGGATTTCGGATGTCTGTTGGATCCCTTATGGGGAGCACCGAGAGGTCCAAGACTTCCACGCCAGATCATGCTATTCCG ACCATTCCTGCTCCTCTTGTCGATTCATGGGTCTCGTATGA